AATAGAGAGGAGATCTCTCGGGATTAGCGCCAAAAGCCCAACGTTAATCCCGAGAGGGAATATTCACcctctcaacactccccctcaaactggagcttatatatcaatcatgtccagcttgttacaaatatagtcAACCCTCCCACTTCCTAATGACTTAGTAAAAATGTCTACAAGTTGCTCTCCTGTCTTGACATGCTTCACAGAGATTACTACCTGTTGAAGTTTttctcgaacaaagtgacagtctacctcaatgtgtttggtctTTCATGAAACATTGGGTTTGAGGCAATATGTATTGCTACCTGGTTATCAGACCATAGTTGCATTGGTGAACAGTCCTCAAACCCAAGCTCAGTCAACAACATTTTCAGCCAAACCAGTTTAGAAGTTGcatgtgccatggctcgatattctgactctgcacttgatctagccactaCACTCTGTTTCATGCTCTTCCATTAGACAAGGTTACCTCCCACATACACACAATAACCTATAGTTGATCTCCTATCAACAAGCAACCCAGCCCAATTTTCATCTAAGAACCCTTCAACTCTCCCATGTTCATGACTAGCATATACTAATCCACACCGTGGAGCCTTTTTGAGGTATCTCAAGATTCgtataacaacatcccaatgagGAGTCCGAGGAGATGACAAGAATTGGCTTACAACACTTATCGGGAAAGCAATATCGGGTCTGGTGAAAGTCAAATAGTTGAGCTTCCCAACAAGCCTACtatacttctctggatcatcaAGAACATCTGCCTCTTCAGCAACAAGTTTGACATTAGGATCCATCAGGTTATCAAGAGGTCTACACCCTAGCATCCCAATTTCTGTAAGCAGGTCAAGAGTATACTTCCAATGTGATAGGGATATACCCTTCCTCGACTGAGCCACTTCAACACCTAGGAAATAGTTTAACTTCCCCAAATCCGTAGTTTGAAACCTTTGTTGTAAATGAGACTTCAAACTCTTAAATCCTTCAGAGTCATCTCCAATAAtcactatatcatccacatacacgATAAGGAAAATTCTGCCTGTGTTGATCTATCGATAATAGAGAGAGTAATCACTGTTGCATCGAGATAGACCAAACTCAAGACTACTTCTTTGAAACGACCAAACTAAGCTCTGGAAGACTGTTTGAAGCCATACAAGGACCTCTTCAACTTACAAACCAAGCCAagctccccctgagcaacaaacccaggaggttgctccatatacacctcctctcGTAGGTCACCATGatggaatgcattcttgacatctaactgaTGTAAAGGCCACCGTTGGGTGGTTGCAAGAAAGATTAAGACCCGAACAAAGGTACATTTAGCAACGGGAGAAAAGGGGTCAGAATAAATCCACTCCATAAACCAGACGGGCTTTAAGGCGAGCAAGAGAGCCATCTGCATTAACCTTGACAACATAAACCCATCGACAACCTATAGCAGATTTCCCAGGTGGCAATGGAACAAGTTCCCAAATCTGATTATGTTCCAATGCCTGCAATTCCtcctccatagctgtcctctAACCAGAACTAGATAATGCCTCTACAATGGTCT
The nucleotide sequence above comes from Telopea speciosissima isolate NSW1024214 ecotype Mountain lineage chromosome 3, Tspe_v1, whole genome shotgun sequence. Encoded proteins:
- the LOC122655185 gene encoding uncharacterized mitochondrial protein AtMg00810-like, whose protein sequence is MEEELQALEHNQIWELVPLPPGKSAIGCRWVYVVKVNADGSLARLKARLINTGRIFLIVYVDDIVIIGDDSEGFKSLKSHLQQRFQTTDLGKLNYFLGVEVAQSRKGISLSHWKYTLDLLTEIGMLGCRPLDNLMDPNVKLVAEEADVLDDPEKYSRLVGKLNYLTFTRPDIAFPISVVSQFLSSPRTPHWDVVIRILRYLKKAPRCGLVYASHEHGRVEGFLDENWAGLLVDRRSTIGYCVYVGGNLV